A stretch of the Taeniopygia guttata chromosome 3, bTaeGut7.mat, whole genome shotgun sequence genome encodes the following:
- the LOC105760628 gene encoding dynein axonemal heavy chain 5-like: MGSDPTDSIIALGKRLKIETYCVSMGQGQGIHARKLLQQTVAHGGWALLQNCHLGLDFLDELMDTAIETENVHESFRLWITTDIHKQFPITLLQMSIKFTNEPPQGLRAGLKRTYSGVNQDLLDASKMVQWKPLLYAVAFLHSTIQERCKFGSLGWNIPYEFNQADFNAAVQFVQNHLNRMDTKKRICWNTVCYMIGEIQYGGRVTDDFDKRLMNTFVKIWFSENTFSQEFSFYKGYSIPKYTMVDQYLQYIQSLPAYDRRCLVCTPMRISPTKVVSRGVLDTILSIQPKDSSGGGGETREAVVATLADDM; the protein is encoded by the exons ATGGGCTCTGATCCTACAGACTCAATTATTGCTTTGGGAAAAAGACTGAAGATAGAAACATATTGTGTTTCCATGGGCCAGGGGCAAGGAATCCATGCTCGTAAACTTCTACAGCAGACAGTGGCTCAT GGAGGTTGGGCACTTCTGCAAAACTGCCACCTTGGACTTGACTTTCTGGATGAGTTAATGGACACAGCAATAGAGACAGAGAATGTTCATGAAAGCTTTAGACTTTGGATTACAACTGACATTCACAAACAATTCCCCATCACCCTTCTTCAAATGTCGATTAAGTTTACTAATGAACCACCACAAGGGCTCAGAGCTGGACTAAAGAGAACATACAGTG GTGTCAACCAGGATTTATTAGATGCCAGTAAAATGGTGCAATGGAAACCACTGTTGTATGCTGTAGCCTTTCTGCACTCCACCATTCAAGAAAGATGCAAATTCGGGTCTCTGGGTTGGAATATTCCCTATGAGTTTAATCAAGCTGATTTCAATGCTGCCGTGCAGTTCGTTCAAAACCACTTGAATCGCATGGATACCAAGAAG AGGATCTGCTGGAATACTGTTTGTTACATGATAGGTGAGATCCAGTATGGTGGTCGTGTGACAGATGACTTCGACAAAAGACTCATGAACACCTTTGTAAAGATTtggttcagtgaaaacacaTTCAGTCAGGAATTCAGTTTCTACAAAGGATACAGCATACCCAAATATACTATGGTGGATCAATACCTTCAGTACATACAG AGCCTTCCTGCTTATGACAGGAGGTGTTTGGTTTGCACCCCAATGCGGATATCGCCTACCAAAGTAGTTTCCAGGGGTGTATTGGACACCATCCTCAGTATTCAGCCTAAAGATAGCTCTGGTGGAGGAGGTGAAACTCGAGAGGCAGTTGTAGCCACACTGGCTGATGATATGTAG